The Flammeovirgaceae bacterium genome contains a region encoding:
- a CDS encoding XRE family transcriptional regulator — translation MLNLTLRQIGEQLTELRKQAGYSSYETFAYDHDLPRMQYWRMEKGKVNITIKSLLKILAIHKIGLAEFFSSMRYKKGK, via the coding sequence ATACTAAATCTTACGTTGCGGCAAATTGGTGAGCAATTAACCGAATTGCGTAAACAGGCAGGGTACTCAAGCTATGAAACATTTGCTTACGACCACGACCTGCCCCGCATGCAATACTGGAGAATGGAGAAAGGAAAAGTAAATATTACCATAAAAAGCCTGCTTAAAATATTGGCTATTCATAAAATCGGACTGGCCGAGTTCTTCTCATCCATGCGCTACAAAAAAGGCAAATAA
- a CDS encoding ABC transporter permease gives MKKILLIIQREFLNRVQKKSFLLTTILVPLVFPAIMALLVVLMIREAESAKPDTVQVVDESGKCSFENTRRFNFVPLNMPLDQAKTVFQQSENFGLLYIPDFNLEKPDGFILYTKENPSIEKTEQLEGMIEDRLHDLKLEAFNINKEVLKNLKSNISLRQFRISESGEEKSSNSGILYGAGFLLGILIYIFVLVYGIQIMQGVIDEKTSKIVEVIVSSVKPFQLMMGKIIGIASVGLLQFIIWIVLITVLSSGIMAWLGTKMPQQQMMEQVAQQMDNEEAKEAIESQNSKISGFLSQMNQLPFARIAAVFVFYFLGGYLLYGALFAAVGSAVDSIQESQQFQFPITLPLLIGYMGLFLFILRDPHGPVSFWLSIIPFTSPVAMVGRIAFGVPGWQLALSMALLIGGFIFTTWVAGRIYRVGILMTGTKVNYKVLAKWFMLKN, from the coding sequence ATGAAAAAAATTCTACTCATCATCCAGCGCGAATTTTTAAACCGGGTTCAGAAGAAGTCCTTCCTTCTTACCACCATCCTGGTGCCGTTGGTTTTCCCGGCCATCATGGCCCTGCTGGTGGTACTGATGATCCGCGAGGCTGAGTCGGCCAAACCTGATACCGTACAGGTTGTCGATGAAAGCGGCAAGTGCTCATTTGAAAATACCAGGCGCTTTAATTTTGTTCCGTTAAACATGCCGCTCGACCAGGCTAAAACAGTTTTTCAACAGTCAGAAAATTTTGGCCTGTTGTACATACCTGATTTCAATCTGGAAAAGCCCGATGGGTTCATCCTGTACACCAAGGAAAACCCCAGTATTGAAAAAACCGAACAACTGGAGGGGATGATTGAAGACCGCCTGCATGATTTGAAGCTGGAGGCATTCAACATCAACAAAGAAGTACTTAAAAATCTGAAATCGAATATCTCGTTGAGGCAATTCCGCATCTCCGAATCGGGTGAAGAAAAATCCAGCAACTCAGGCATTTTGTATGGAGCCGGATTTTTACTGGGCATCCTCATTTACATTTTTGTTCTGGTGTACGGCATCCAGATCATGCAGGGTGTAATTGATGAGAAAACATCAAAGATAGTAGAAGTAATTGTTTCGTCCGTAAAACCCTTCCAACTGATGATGGGAAAGATCATCGGCATTGCTTCAGTGGGGTTGCTTCAGTTTATTATCTGGATTGTGTTAATCACCGTGCTGTCATCAGGTATTATGGCCTGGCTTGGCACCAAAATGCCGCAACAGCAAATGATGGAACAGGTGGCTCAGCAAATGGATAATGAAGAAGCCAAAGAAGCCATCGAATCGCAGAACTCAAAAATTTCAGGGTTTCTGTCACAAATGAACCAACTGCCCTTTGCCCGTATTGCAGCCGTATTTGTCTTCTATTTTCTGGGCGGCTACCTGCTTTACGGGGCGTTGTTTGCAGCTGTCGGTTCAGCCGTTGATTCCATTCAGGAGTCGCAACAATTTCAGTTTCCGATTACACTTCCCCTGTTGATTGGTTACATGGGCTTATTCCTGTTCATCCTGCGCGACCCGCACGGACCGGTAAGTTTCTGGTTGTCCATCATACCGTTCACTTCACCCGTAGCCATGGTAGGCCGTATTGCTTTTGGCGTACCCGGTTGGCAGTTAGCTCTTTCGATGGCCTTGCTTATAGGCGGTTTCATCTTTACCACCTGGGTTGCCGGCCGCATTTATCGCGTAGGCATATTGATGACCGGCACCAAAGTAAATTACAAAGTGCTGGCCAAATGGTTTATGCTGAAAAACTGA
- a CDS encoding HAMP domain-containing histidine kinase, which produces MARNEPYSGNTNLKWIVLGVSILISIGSIFYTDILVDELKQRERQQVELFAKALEYTLNEQSNENILFVTDEIIFKNNSIPTIWITKDGDYQYRNIDIKDDWPAARKKKVLKEVLKDMKARYDPIQMSYRNENGEVENYGYVYYKNSFLLTQLIYYPFIQLSVIAVFAFIAYLAFNYSKVAEQNQVWVGLAKETAHQLGTPLSSLMAWAEVLRDDPNLKNKEIVDELEKDIRKLTVVTERFSSIGSVPALKPENVVTLVNNVVNYLRPRVSSKIKIEVFSLSENIQANVHAPLFEWVLENLCKNAVDAIGTTGTIAIKILRGSDNKVFIDVSDTGKGIARSKIPMVFKPGFTTKKRGWGLGLALAKRIIETYHHGRIFVKSSEENQGTTFRISLNTASL; this is translated from the coding sequence ATGGCCCGAAACGAACCCTACAGCGGCAACACCAACCTGAAATGGATTGTGCTGGGGGTTTCTATACTGATCAGCATCGGTTCTATTTTCTACACCGATATCCTGGTTGATGAACTAAAGCAACGGGAGCGCCAGCAAGTTGAGCTTTTTGCCAAAGCGCTGGAGTACACCCTCAACGAACAATCCAATGAAAATATCCTGTTCGTTACCGATGAAATCATCTTTAAAAACAATTCCATACCTACCATCTGGATAACCAAAGACGGTGATTATCAGTACCGGAACATTGATATTAAAGACGACTGGCCGGCTGCGCGAAAAAAGAAAGTGCTTAAAGAGGTGTTAAAAGATATGAAAGCACGGTACGACCCGATTCAAATGTCGTACCGCAATGAAAACGGTGAAGTTGAGAACTACGGATACGTTTATTATAAAAATTCGTTTCTGCTAACCCAATTGATTTACTACCCGTTTATCCAGCTCTCTGTTATCGCTGTTTTTGCGTTCATCGCCTACCTGGCATTTAATTACTCAAAAGTAGCCGAACAAAACCAGGTATGGGTTGGTTTGGCTAAAGAAACGGCCCACCAATTAGGCACACCGCTATCCTCATTAATGGCCTGGGCCGAAGTATTGCGCGATGATCCAAACCTTAAAAACAAAGAGATAGTGGATGAACTGGAAAAAGACATTCGCAAACTCACCGTTGTAACGGAACGGTTTTCCAGCATCGGCTCCGTTCCGGCATTAAAGCCCGAAAACGTAGTAACTCTTGTGAACAATGTGGTAAACTACCTACGCCCGCGGGTATCATCCAAAATAAAAATCGAAGTGTTCTCGCTTTCTGAAAACATCCAGGCCAACGTGCACGCCCCATTGTTCGAATGGGTATTGGAAAACCTCTGCAAAAATGCGGTGGACGCCATCGGCACAACCGGAACCATCGCCATTAAAATATTACGAGGTAGTGATAACAAAGTATTTATTGATGTGTCCGACACAGGGAAAGGCATTGCACGTTCGAAAATTCCCATGGTTTTTAAACCTGGCTTCACCACCAAAAAACGAGGCTGGGGCCTGGGCCTGGCGCTTGCCAAACGAATTATTGAAACCTACCACCATGGCCGAATTTTCGTAAAGTCTTCCGAAGAAAATCAAGGCACAACCTTTCGGATTTCGCTGAACACAGCATCGTTGTAA
- a CDS encoding peptide chain release factor 3 — translation MTLSQEIAKRRTFGIISHPDAGKTTLTEKLLLFGGAIQKAGAVKSSKIKDHARSDWMEIEKQRGISVATSVMGFNYKDVKINLLDTPGHQDFAEDTYRTLTAVDSVIMVIDCVKGVEMQTEKLMDVCRMRNTPVICFINKLDREGRDPFELLDEIEEKLNIKVRPLSWPISMGKTFRGVYSLYEKSLHLFTPSKITVEEGIEIKDINSGQLDELVGENNARQLRHDVELIEGVYPDFDVNEYLAGNVAPVFFGSAVNNFGVKELLDTFIRIAPPPMHRETTLRVVEPDEEKFTGFVFKIHANMDPKHRNRIAFVRVCSGRFERGSNYFHVRQNKSLRFSNATAFMAQDRETVDEAWPGDIVGIYDTGNLKIGDTLTEGEKLMYTGIPSFSPEIFKEVENLDAMKSKQLEKGLLQLMEEGVAQLFTYEIGKKKVVGTVGALQFEVIQFRLKNEYGATVQFVPQNIYKACWISSKDPKKLQEFINSKQRHMARDKDGKLVFMAESRAWLQMVQENFPEIQFHFTSEFKD, via the coding sequence ATGACGCTATCCCAGGAAATCGCCAAGCGCAGAACCTTCGGCATCATCAGCCACCCCGATGCCGGCAAAACCACACTAACCGAAAAACTGCTTCTCTTTGGCGGGGCCATCCAAAAAGCCGGTGCGGTTAAATCATCAAAAATAAAAGACCACGCCCGCAGCGACTGGATGGAGATTGAAAAGCAACGGGGTATTTCGGTGGCCACTTCGGTAATGGGTTTTAATTACAAGGATGTAAAAATCAACCTGCTCGATACACCCGGCCACCAGGATTTTGCCGAAGACACTTACCGCACACTCACGGCTGTTGACAGCGTAATTATGGTGATCGACTGTGTGAAGGGTGTGGAGATGCAAACCGAAAAACTGATGGACGTTTGCCGCATGCGCAACACACCGGTTATCTGTTTTATCAACAAACTCGACCGCGAAGGCCGTGACCCGTTTGAACTGCTGGATGAAATTGAAGAGAAACTCAATATAAAAGTAAGGCCGCTGAGCTGGCCCATCAGCATGGGTAAAACTTTCCGGGGTGTGTACAGCCTGTACGAGAAAAGCCTGCACCTGTTTACACCCAGCAAGATTACGGTGGAAGAAGGAATTGAGATAAAGGACATCAACTCCGGTCAACTGGATGAACTGGTAGGTGAAAACAATGCCCGTCAACTGCGTCATGATGTGGAGTTGATTGAAGGTGTATACCCCGATTTTGATGTGAATGAATACCTGGCCGGTAATGTGGCGCCTGTATTTTTTGGCAGCGCGGTAAACAACTTTGGTGTAAAGGAATTGCTGGACACATTCATTCGCATTGCGCCTCCGCCCATGCACCGCGAAACCACGCTGCGTGTGGTTGAACCAGACGAAGAAAAGTTTACCGGCTTTGTATTTAAGATTCACGCCAACATGGACCCCAAGCACCGCAACCGCATCGCATTTGTGCGTGTATGCAGCGGCCGCTTTGAACGGGGCAGCAACTATTTTCATGTGCGGCAGAACAAGAGCCTGCGCTTCAGTAACGCCACGGCCTTTATGGCGCAAGACCGGGAAACGGTTGACGAAGCCTGGCCGGGCGACATTGTAGGTATTTACGATACCGGTAACCTGAAAATTGGCGATACGCTTACTGAAGGCGAAAAGCTGATGTACACGGGCATCCCCAGTTTTTCTCCTGAAATTTTTAAAGAAGTGGAAAACCTGGATGCCATGAAAAGCAAGCAACTGGAAAAAGGACTTTTGCAACTGATGGAAGAGGGCGTTGCTCAGTTATTTACCTATGAGATTGGCAAAAAGAAAGTGGTGGGCACGGTGGGCGCCTTGCAGTTTGAGGTGATCCAGTTCCGGCTCAAAAACGAGTATGGCGCCACGGTGCAGTTTGTTCCGCAAAATATTTACAAAGCCTGCTGGATCAGTAGCAAAGACCCGAAAAAGCTGCAGGAGTTTATCAACTCAAAACAACGGCACATGGCCCGTGACAAAGACGGCAAGCTGGTGTTTATGGCCGAATCGCGCGCGTGGCTGCAGATGGTGCAGGAAAACTTTCCGGAGATTCAGTTTCATTTTACTTCGGAGTTTAAGGATTAA
- a CDS encoding F0F1 ATP synthase subunit beta, translated as MANIGKVTQVIGPVVDVAFDEPGSKIPNILDSLEVTKPDGTRIVLECQQHLGEDRVRTIAMDGTEGLVRGMKVVDTGMPIKMPIGDDIKGRLFNVVGEAIDGIKQPKGDQALPIHRPAPAYEDLSTSAEVLFTGIKVIDLIEPYAKGGKIGLFGGAGVGKTVLIQELINNIAKAYSGLSVFAGVGERTREGNDLLREMIEAGIVNYGPEFLKSLHAGGWDLSKVSEASLKDSKATFVFGQMNEPPGARARVALSGLTIAEYFRDGDGKGKGRDILFFIDNIFRFTQAGSEVSALLGRMPSAVGYQPTLATEMGTMQERITSTKNGSITSVQAVYVPADDLTDPAPATTFAHLDATTVLSRKIAELGIYPAVDPLDSTSRILRADIVGEEHYNCAQRVKAILQRYKELQDIIAILGMDELSDEDKQVVHRARRVQRFLSQPFHVAEAFTGLKGALVDIKDTIKGFNMIMDGELDHLPEMAFNLVGNIDQAIEKGEKMIAEAKG; from the coding sequence ATGGCAAATATCGGTAAGGTTACCCAGGTTATCGGCCCCGTGGTTGACGTGGCCTTCGATGAACCGGGCTCAAAAATCCCCAACATTCTTGATTCCCTCGAAGTAACAAAACCTGACGGCACCCGCATTGTACTGGAGTGCCAGCAACACCTGGGCGAAGACCGGGTGCGAACCATCGCGATGGACGGCACCGAAGGGTTGGTGCGCGGCATGAAAGTGGTGGATACCGGCATGCCGATTAAAATGCCCATTGGCGATGACATTAAAGGCCGCCTCTTCAATGTGGTTGGCGAAGCGATTGACGGTATAAAACAACCCAAAGGCGACCAGGCGCTGCCCATTCACCGCCCCGCTCCTGCGTATGAGGATCTTTCTACTTCAGCTGAAGTGCTGTTTACCGGTATTAAAGTAATTGACCTGATTGAGCCCTATGCCAAAGGCGGCAAAATCGGATTGTTTGGCGGTGCCGGTGTGGGTAAAACCGTGTTGATCCAGGAACTTATCAACAACATTGCAAAAGCATACTCCGGTCTCTCGGTATTTGCCGGTGTAGGCGAACGTACCCGCGAAGGAAACGACCTGCTCCGCGAAATGATTGAGGCCGGCATCGTGAATTACGGCCCTGAATTTTTAAAGTCGCTGCATGCCGGTGGCTGGGACCTTTCAAAAGTTTCGGAAGCTTCGCTGAAGGATTCAAAAGCCACTTTCGTGTTCGGACAGATGAACGAACCGCCCGGAGCACGTGCCCGGGTAGCCCTTTCAGGGTTAACCATTGCCGAATACTTCCGTGATGGCGATGGCAAAGGAAAAGGCCGCGACATTCTGTTCTTTATCGATAACATCTTCCGGTTTACGCAAGCCGGCTCGGAGGTATCAGCGCTGCTTGGCCGGATGCCTTCGGCCGTAGGATACCAGCCTACGCTGGCTACCGAAATGGGTACCATGCAGGAACGCATTACTTCTACCAAAAACGGTTCCATCACCTCGGTACAGGCTGTTTATGTACCTGCCGATGACCTGACCGACCCGGCTCCGGCTACCACCTTCGCTCACCTGGATGCTACAACCGTATTAAGCCGTAAGATTGCCGAACTCGGTATTTACCCGGCCGTTGATCCGCTGGATTCAACTTCACGGATTTTACGTGCCGATATCGTGGGCGAAGAACACTACAACTGTGCCCAACGCGTGAAAGCCATCTTGCAACGCTATAAGGAACTTCAGGATATTATCGCCATTCTTGGTATGGATGAGTTAAGCGATGAAGACAAGCAGGTAGTACACCGCGCAAGGCGTGTGCAGCGCTTCCTGTCGCAGCCCTTCCACGTAGCCGAAGCCTTTACCGGTTTGAAAGGCGCACTGGTTGATATTAAAGACACCATTAAAGGCTTTAACATGATCATGGATGGCGAGTTGGATCATTTACCCGAAATGGCCTTTAACCTGGTGGGTAACATCGATCAGGCCATTGAAAAAGGTGAGAAAATGATTGCCGAAGCTAAAGGTTAA
- a CDS encoding RluA family pseudouridine synthase, with protein sequence MAAPSLEVLYEDNHLLAVNKPSGVLVQGDATGDKPLAGLVKEYIADKYKKPGAVFLGVVHRLDRPVSGVVVFARTSKALERMNALFREKETNKTYWAVVGNRPQEPEGRLIHWLKKDQSKNKTTAFTRETPGALRSELTYKLMGQAAGHFLLEVKPVTGRPHQIRVQLASIGCPIRGDVKYGYPQPNADAGINLHAKALAFVHPVKKEVLKIDARLPDTDFWKYFKGFE encoded by the coding sequence ATGGCAGCGCCTTCATTGGAAGTATTGTACGAGGATAACCATTTGCTTGCTGTCAACAAGCCGTCTGGTGTATTGGTGCAGGGCGATGCAACAGGCGATAAACCATTGGCAGGCCTGGTTAAGGAATACATAGCCGATAAGTACAAAAAGCCGGGAGCCGTTTTTTTGGGCGTGGTGCACCGTCTCGATCGGCCCGTAAGCGGGGTGGTGGTTTTTGCCAGAACATCCAAAGCGCTGGAGCGGATGAATGCATTGTTTCGTGAAAAGGAAACAAACAAGACGTACTGGGCTGTTGTGGGAAACCGGCCCCAGGAACCGGAAGGAAGATTAATCCATTGGTTAAAAAAGGATCAATCGAAAAATAAGACCACCGCGTTTACACGCGAAACACCCGGGGCACTGCGCTCCGAACTAACGTATAAACTGATGGGCCAGGCAGCCGGCCATTTTTTACTTGAAGTAAAACCGGTAACCGGCCGGCCGCACCAGATACGCGTTCAGCTGGCATCCATCGGCTGCCCTATTCGCGGGGATGTGAAATACGGATATCCCCAACCCAATGCCGATGCCGGCATTAACCTGCATGCCAAGGCGCTGGCGTTCGTTCACCCGGTAAAAAAAGAAGTACTGAAAATTGATGCGCGGCTTCCGGATACTGATTTCTGGAAGTACTTTAAAGGCTTTGAATGA
- a CDS encoding F0F1 ATP synthase subunit epsilon, whose product MHLEILTPEKKLFEGDVTIATFPGADGSFQVMDNHAPLISLLKEGRVEYKGKEGNISLAITGGVVEVLGNKTILLADRVIE is encoded by the coding sequence ATGCACCTGGAAATACTTACCCCTGAAAAGAAACTGTTTGAAGGTGATGTAACCATTGCCACTTTTCCCGGTGCCGATGGTTCCTTTCAGGTAATGGATAATCACGCACCATTAATAAGCCTGCTTAAAGAAGGCCGAGTTGAATATAAGGGTAAAGAAGGCAATATAAGCCTGGCAATAACTGGTGGTGTGGTAGAAGTACTGGGCAACAAAACCATATTGCTTGCCGATAGGGTTATTGAATAA
- a CDS encoding serine hydrolase, translating into MQRFALLLITIALASCKSNLKKLEEKVQAQLKTQPGTFAVAFKDLSTGQTLLINEHESFHAASTMKTPVMIEVFKQAAEGRWKLSDSVEVINEFKSIVDGSPYSLSPEDDSEQNLYTLVGKKRTLYDLVYDMIIVSSNLATNIIIEYVDAKKVTQTMRDLGAPNIQVLRGVEDIKAYEKGLSNTTTAYDLLVIFEKLATGQAVSPEASEQMINILLDQKFNDIIPAHLPKEVKVAHKTGFITGVHHDSGIVMLPDGRKYVLVLLSKNMTDMEGGTQSLARTSELIYQFVTKN; encoded by the coding sequence ATGCAACGTTTTGCTCTACTTCTTATCACCATCGCTTTGGCTTCCTGCAAAAGCAACTTAAAAAAACTGGAAGAAAAAGTTCAGGCGCAACTGAAAACCCAGCCGGGAACATTCGCTGTTGCCTTCAAGGACTTATCCACCGGGCAAACTTTACTCATCAACGAGCATGAATCATTTCACGCAGCCAGTACCATGAAAACCCCGGTGATGATTGAAGTTTTTAAACAAGCCGCAGAAGGACGTTGGAAACTTTCCGATTCGGTGGAAGTAATCAACGAATTCAAAAGCATTGTTGACGGAAGCCCGTACAGCCTGAGCCCCGAGGACGACAGCGAGCAAAACCTCTACACCCTGGTAGGGAAAAAGCGCACCCTGTATGATTTGGTGTACGACATGATTATTGTGAGCAGCAACCTGGCCACTAACATTATCATTGAATATGTGGACGCCAAAAAAGTTACCCAAACCATGCGCGACCTGGGCGCACCTAACATCCAGGTGCTGCGCGGTGTGGAGGATATAAAAGCCTATGAAAAAGGCCTCAGCAACACCACCACCGCCTACGACCTGCTGGTGATTTTTGAAAAACTGGCCACCGGCCAGGCTGTGAGCCCGGAAGCCTCAGAACAGATGATTAACATTTTGCTTGACCAGAAATTCAACGACATCATACCGGCTCATTTGCCTAAAGAAGTGAAAGTGGCCCACAAAACCGGCTTCATCACAGGTGTTCACCACGACTCGGGAATTGTTATGTTGCCCGATGGAAGGAAATATGTGTTAGTGCTGCTCTCCAAAAACATGACCGACATGGAAGGCGGCACGCAATCACTTGCCCGTACTTCGGAACTGATCTATCAGTTCGTGACAAAAAATTAA
- the dnaK gene encoding molecular chaperone DnaK yields the protein MGKIIGIDLGTTNSCVAVMEGNEPVVIANSEGRRTTPSIVAFLDGGKGERKVGDPAKRQAITNPKNTVMSIKRFMGKKYADVTEEMKFVSYQVESGNNDTVRVRIGDRLYTPQEISAMILQKMKTTAEDYLGTTVTEAVITVPAYFNDAERQATKEAGQIAGLDVKRIINEPTAAALAYGLDKKNKDMKIAVYDLGGGTFDISILELGDGVFEVKSTNGDVHLGGDDFDMKIINWLADEFKAERNIDLRKDPMALQRLKEAAEKAKIELSSSQETEINLPYITSIDGVPEHLVKKLTRSKFEQLVDDLVRRTLEPCRKAVADAGISVSQIDEVILVGGSTRIPRIQEEVEKFFGKKPSKGVNPDEVVAVGAAIQGGVLTGEVKDVLLLDVTPLSLGIETLGGVFTKLIESNTTIPTKKSEVFSTAADNQPSVEIHVLQGERPMAKDNRTIGRFHLDGIPPAPRGIPQIEVTFDIDANGILHVSAKDKGTGKEQKIRIEASSGLTDAEIQKMKQEAQAHAEEDKRMKERAEKINQADSLIFQTEKQLKEYGDKLSDGNKSAINSALEKLREAHKNQDLTAIDTAMAALNGAWQAASQEMYQATQNAGAQPGANAGGSAGTSTDGNNVSDVEYEEVNDKK from the coding sequence ATGGGAAAGATTATAGGAATAGACCTGGGTACGACCAACTCCTGCGTTGCCGTAATGGAGGGTAACGAACCCGTTGTTATAGCCAACAGCGAAGGGCGCAGAACCACCCCGTCCATAGTTGCTTTTCTGGATGGCGGCAAGGGTGAGCGCAAGGTGGGCGACCCGGCAAAACGACAGGCCATTACCAACCCCAAGAATACCGTCATGTCCATCAAGCGGTTCATGGGTAAAAAATATGCCGATGTGACCGAGGAAATGAAGTTCGTTTCCTACCAGGTGGAAAGCGGCAACAACGATACGGTGCGGGTGCGCATTGGCGACCGCCTGTACACCCCGCAGGAAATCTCCGCAATGATTCTTCAAAAAATGAAGACTACAGCCGAAGATTATCTGGGCACTACCGTAACCGAAGCGGTGATTACCGTGCCCGCCTATTTTAACGATGCCGAACGGCAGGCCACCAAAGAAGCCGGGCAGATTGCCGGCCTTGATGTGAAACGCATCATCAACGAACCTACCGCAGCCGCACTGGCTTACGGCCTCGATAAGAAAAATAAAGACATGAAGATTGCCGTGTACGACCTGGGTGGTGGTACATTCGATATTTCCATTCTTGAACTGGGCGATGGCGTATTCGAAGTAAAATCAACCAACGGTGATGTACACCTTGGCGGTGATGACTTCGATATGAAAATCATTAACTGGCTGGCCGATGAATTCAAGGCTGAGCGCAACATCGACCTGCGCAAAGACCCGATGGCCCTGCAACGTTTGAAAGAAGCTGCCGAAAAAGCCAAGATTGAATTGTCCAGTTCTCAGGAAACCGAAATCAACCTTCCATATATCACCTCAATTGACGGAGTGCCGGAGCACCTGGTGAAAAAACTTACGCGCTCCAAGTTCGAGCAACTGGTTGATGACCTGGTGCGCAGAACACTTGAGCCCTGCCGCAAGGCCGTGGCCGATGCCGGCATCAGCGTTAGCCAGATTGATGAGGTGATCCTGGTGGGCGGCTCAACCCGCATACCCCGCATCCAGGAAGAAGTGGAGAAATTCTTCGGCAAAAAACCTTCGAAAGGTGTTAACCCCGATGAAGTAGTGGCCGTAGGCGCTGCCATCCAGGGCGGTGTACTTACCGGAGAAGTAAAGGATGTACTGCTGCTGGATGTTACCCCGCTGTCGCTGGGTATTGAAACACTGGGTGGCGTGTTTACCAAACTCATTGAATCGAACACCACCATTCCTACCAAGAAGTCGGAAGTATTCTCAACGGCTGCCGATAACCAGCCTTCGGTAGAGATACATGTGTTACAGGGCGAACGCCCGATGGCAAAAGACAACCGAACTATCGGCCGCTTCCACCTCGATGGAATACCCCCGGCACCTCGCGGCATTCCGCAAATTGAAGTAACGTTTGATATTGATGCCAACGGCATTCTGCATGTATCGGCCAAAGATAAAGGCACCGGCAAGGAACAGAAGATCCGCATCGAAGCCTCCAGCGGTTTAACCGATGCCGAGATTCAGAAGATGAAGCAGGAAGCACAGGCTCATGCCGAAGAAGACAAGCGCATGAAAGAACGGGCTGAGAAAATCAACCAGGCCGACTCGCTGATCTTCCAGACCGAAAAGCAGTTGAAAGAATATGGCGACAAACTTTCTGACGGTAACAAGAGCGCCATTAACAGCGCGCTTGAAAAACTTCGGGAAGCACATAAGAATCAGGACCTGACCGCCATTGATACGGCCATGGCCGCCCTGAACGGAGCCTGGCAGGCTGCCTCGCAGGAGATGTACCAGGCAACCCAAAATGCCGGTGCACAACCTGGCGCGAATGCCGGTGGCAGTGCCGGAACTTCCACCGATGGCAATAATGTGTCGGATGTGGAGTACGAAGAAGTGAACGATAAAAAGTAA
- a CDS encoding prolipoprotein diacylglyceryl transferase — translation MNMARWIDKLKQRWGLTSGWQVIIVLVVFACTGTTVLLIKRPLFAYWFPEGEKPLWATITYYVLILPVYNMFLLIYGFLFGQFRFFWDFEKKFFNRIFSKLNRNKSET, via the coding sequence ATGAACATGGCCAGGTGGATTGACAAACTGAAACAGCGGTGGGGGCTAACCAGTGGTTGGCAGGTGATAATCGTGTTGGTGGTTTTTGCCTGCACGGGTACAACCGTGTTGCTTATCAAGCGCCCGTTATTCGCCTACTGGTTCCCGGAGGGTGAAAAGCCGTTGTGGGCCACGATAACCTACTATGTGCTTATTTTGCCTGTGTACAACATGTTTTTGTTAATCTATGGATTTCTATTCGGTCAGTTCAGATTTTTCTGGGACTTTGAAAAAAAATTTTTTAACCGGATATTTTCTAAATTGAACAGGAATAAATCTGAAACCTAA